From a region of the Arachis ipaensis cultivar K30076 chromosome B09, Araip1.1, whole genome shotgun sequence genome:
- the LOC107619716 gene encoding uncharacterized protein LOC107619716 isoform X1: MSEEELGTFSMMDPLDMIDPWDMIDLDADRRNMVEQCAIDVGGNQPPQLQPPPQSQPQPKPQPDVGEITVAQFFSDTCGYQPHQSHPQFDMVVAECLTEAHSHPHPQPQQFLADVCGYQPPESQPQPQQFLTDMCGYQPPWSQPQPQPQSHPHPQQFQQFLADVCGYQPPESQLQLQPTQPQVWTWEENKAFESVIANCFQYAQHNIAARFPGKTPAQLQERFKKLMKDINVIHNGYTANTPLNAAASENMTMTMAAPTTTLEHNPVSISIINATTTTPPPPPYNTYHHHHRAEVVAAAAPMEAATREQNQSANTNNTKKYSRWTEDEHRLFVRGYQAEGTNWSRISKYYVKTKIYHQITSHAQKYFIHKKGLARGEKLRESIYDVI; encoded by the exons ATGAGTGAAGAGGAACTAGGTACTTTCTCAATGATGGATCCTTTGGATATGATAGATCCTTGGGATATGATAGACTTGGATGCGGATAGAAGGAATATGGTAGAGCAGTGTGCCATTGACGTGGGTGGCAATCAACCACCTCAGCTACAGCCTCCGCCTCAGTCTCAGCCCCAGCCCAAGCCGCAGCCGGATGTAGGGGAGATTACAGTAGCTCAGTTTTTCAGTGACACGTGTGGTTATCAACCACATCAGTCTCACCCTCAGTTCGATATGGTTGTTGCTGAGTGTTTGACAGAAGCTCACTCTCACCCTCACCCTCAGCCTCAGCAGTTTCTTGCTGACGTGTGTGGTTATCAACCACCTGAGTCTCAGCCTCAGCCTCAGCAGTTTCTCACTGACATGTGTGGTTATCAACCACCTTGGTCTCAGCCTCAGCCTCAGCCTCAGTCCCACCCTCATCCTCAGCAGTTTCAGCAGTTTCTTGCTGACGTGTGTGGTTATCAACCACCTGAGTCTCAGCTTCAGCTCCAACCTACGCAACCTCAGGTCTGGACTTGGGAGGAGAACAAAGCCTTTGAGTCAGTTATTGCCAATTGTTTTCAGTATGCTCAACACAACATCGCTGCTCGTTTCCCTGGAAAGACCCCGGCGCAACTGCAAGAACGCTTCAAGAAGCTGATGAAGGACATCAATGTCATCCATAACGGTTATACTGCAAACACTCCTCTGAATGCTGCTGCATCTGAGAACATGACTATGACAATGGCTGCTCCTACCACCACATTGGAACACAACCCTGTCTCCATCTCCATCATCAATGCAACAACAACAACCCCACCACCACCGCCTTATAACacttatcatcatcatcacag GGCGGAGGTAGTCGCGGCCGCAGCACCAATGGAGGCAGCAACAAGGGAACAAAACCAATCTGCCAACACCAACAATACAAAGAAATATTCTCGGTGGACTGAAGATGAGCATag ATTATTTGTTAGAGGATACCAAGCAGAAGGTACAAATTGGTCAAGAATTTCAAAATAT
- the LOC107616706 gene encoding uncharacterized protein LOC107616706 isoform X2 produces the protein MCSMCHYCGAGLMGSNVDEKKQDDESSLKLNSKVPTKLERENMKLNGDFSVDVNSFDRMSRMGNCKKGWKTIPKKAVMTMRTHPLLKRWNILFLMMKMKTRITGVIQFQG, from the exons ATGTGTAGTATGTGCCATTATTGTGGTGCTGGTTTGATGGGATCAAATGTGGATGAGAAGAAACAGGATGATGAGAGTAGTTTGAAGTTGAATAGTAAAGTTCCCACAAAGCTAGAGCGCGAAAATATGAAATTGAATG GTGATTTTTCTGTTGATGTGAACTCATTCGACAG GATGAGTCGAATGGGGAATTGCAAAAAGGGATGGAAAACAATTCCCAAGAAAGCAGTAATGACAATGAGGACGCATCCTCTCCTGAAGAGATGGAATATTCTCTTCCTAATGATGAAGATGAAGACGAGGATAACTGGGGTGATCCAGTTCCAAGGATGA
- the LOC107619716 gene encoding uncharacterized protein LOC107619716 isoform X2 has translation MSEEELGTFSMMDPLDMIDPWDMIDLDADRRNMVEQCAIDVGGNQPPQLQPPPQSQPQPKPQPDVGEITVAQFFSDTCGYQPHQSHPQFDMVVAECLTEAHSHPHPQPQQFLADVCGYQPPESQPQPQQFLTDMCGYQPPWSQPQPQPQSHPHPQQFQQFLADVCGYQPPESQLQLQPTQPQVWTWEENKAFESVIANCFQYAQHNIAARFPGKTPAQLQERFKKLMKDINVIHNGYTANTPLNAAASENMTMTMAAPTTTLEHNPVSISIINATTTTPPPPPYNTYHHHHRAEVVAAAAPMEAATREQNQSANTNNTKKYSRWTEDEHRNCTLIQSF, from the exons ATGAGTGAAGAGGAACTAGGTACTTTCTCAATGATGGATCCTTTGGATATGATAGATCCTTGGGATATGATAGACTTGGATGCGGATAGAAGGAATATGGTAGAGCAGTGTGCCATTGACGTGGGTGGCAATCAACCACCTCAGCTACAGCCTCCGCCTCAGTCTCAGCCCCAGCCCAAGCCGCAGCCGGATGTAGGGGAGATTACAGTAGCTCAGTTTTTCAGTGACACGTGTGGTTATCAACCACATCAGTCTCACCCTCAGTTCGATATGGTTGTTGCTGAGTGTTTGACAGAAGCTCACTCTCACCCTCACCCTCAGCCTCAGCAGTTTCTTGCTGACGTGTGTGGTTATCAACCACCTGAGTCTCAGCCTCAGCCTCAGCAGTTTCTCACTGACATGTGTGGTTATCAACCACCTTGGTCTCAGCCTCAGCCTCAGCCTCAGTCCCACCCTCATCCTCAGCAGTTTCAGCAGTTTCTTGCTGACGTGTGTGGTTATCAACCACCTGAGTCTCAGCTTCAGCTCCAACCTACGCAACCTCAGGTCTGGACTTGGGAGGAGAACAAAGCCTTTGAGTCAGTTATTGCCAATTGTTTTCAGTATGCTCAACACAACATCGCTGCTCGTTTCCCTGGAAAGACCCCGGCGCAACTGCAAGAACGCTTCAAGAAGCTGATGAAGGACATCAATGTCATCCATAACGGTTATACTGCAAACACTCCTCTGAATGCTGCTGCATCTGAGAACATGACTATGACAATGGCTGCTCCTACCACCACATTGGAACACAACCCTGTCTCCATCTCCATCATCAATGCAACAACAACAACCCCACCACCACCGCCTTATAACacttatcatcatcatcacag GGCGGAGGTAGTCGCGGCCGCAGCACCAATGGAGGCAGCAACAAGGGAACAAAACCAATCTGCCAACACCAACAATACAAAGAAATATTCTCGGTGGACTGAAGATGAGCATag
- the LOC107616706 gene encoding uncharacterized protein LOC107616706 isoform X1 — protein sequence MCSMCHYCGAGLMGSNVDEKKQDDESSLKLNSKVPTKLERENMKLNGTSPFATPHISPTSSLSSDFSVDVNSFDRMSRMGNCKKGWKTIPKKAVMTMRTHPLLKRWNILFLMMKMKTRITGVIQFQG from the exons ATGTGTAGTATGTGCCATTATTGTGGTGCTGGTTTGATGGGATCAAATGTGGATGAGAAGAAACAGGATGATGAGAGTAGTTTGAAGTTGAATAGTAAAGTTCCCACAAAGCTAGAGCGCGAAAATATGAAATTGAATGGTACAAGTCCTTTTGCGACTCCACACATTAGTCCAACTTCATCCTTGTCAA GTGATTTTTCTGTTGATGTGAACTCATTCGACAG GATGAGTCGAATGGGGAATTGCAAAAAGGGATGGAAAACAATTCCCAAGAAAGCAGTAATGACAATGAGGACGCATCCTCTCCTGAAGAGATGGAATATTCTCTTCCTAATGATGAAGATGAAGACGAGGATAACTGGGGTGATCCAGTTCCAAGGATGA